The Oryzihumus leptocrescens sequence CCCGTGCAGCCCGCCGGCGAGCATCGCGGCCACCGCGAGGTAGGGGTTGACGTCACCTCCGGGGACGCGGTTCTCCACCCGCAGCGCCTCACCCTCACCGACCACACGCAGCGCGCAGGTGCGGTTGTCGCGGCCCCAGGCGACGGCCGTCGGGGCGAACGACCCGGGCTGGAAGCGCTTGTAGGAGTTGATGTTCGGGGCGTACATCAACGTCAGCTCCCGCATGGTGACCTGCAGGCCCGCCACGAAGTGCTCGAACATCTCGCTGTAGCCGTGCGGCCGGGACGTGTCGGCGAAGACGATCGACCCGTCCTCCCCGCGCAGTGACAGGTGGATGTGGCACGAGTTGCCCTCCCGCTGGTCGAACTTGGCCATGAACGTCAGCGACTGCCCGTGCGCGCCGGCGATCTCCTTGGCCGCCGTCTTGTAGATCGAGTGGTTGTCGCACGTGCGCACCACGTCGTCGTAGAGGAACGCGATCTCGTGCTGGCCGAGGTTGCACTCACCCTTCGCGCTCTCGACGGTGACGCCCGCGGCATACATCTGGTTGCGGATCTCCCGCAGCAGCGGCTCGACCTTGGTGCCCCCGAGGATCGAGTAGTCCACGTTGTAGCGGTTCGCACCGGTCAGCCCCTGGTAGTGCCGGTCCCAGGCCTGCTCGTAGGAGTCCTCGAACACGATGAACTCCAGCTCGGTGCCTGCCAGGGCGACGCAGCCGAGCTCGGCCGCCGCGGCGACCTGGGACTTGAGGACCGAGCGCGGCGACTGGCGCACCAGGCCCTCACCGTCCAGCCAGGACAGGTCGCACTGGATCGTCGCCGAGTGCGGCTGCCCGGGCGTGCGGCGCAGCGTCGACAGGTCGAGGTCGAACATCATGTCGCCGTAGCCGCGCTCCCACGAGCTGATGGCGTAGCCGCCCACGGTGTTCATGTCGACGTCGACCGCGAGCATGTAGTTGCAGCCCTCGGTGCCGTGGCCGAGCACCCGGTCGAGGAAGAACTGCCCGTGGATCCGCTTGCCCTGCAGTCGCCCCTGCATGTCGGTGAACGCGACGATGACGGTGTCGACGGCACCCGAGGCGATGTCGTCGCGGAGCTGGTCGACGGTCAGATGTGGGGGTCTGGTCATGTCTCTCCTCGGGTCAGCCGGTGAGCTCGTGGTCCGTACGGTCAGCCGAGCAGGCCCCGCAGCAGGGCGGAGGTGGCGTCGCAGTGCTCCTCCATCGTGGCCCGGGCGGCCTCGGGGGCGCCTCCCAGAACGGCCGCCACCACGGCCTCGTGCTGCTGCGTGGAGTGGGCGATGTTGCGCGGCAGCACCGGTATCGCGCTCAGCAGCTCGTGCAGCGCGGCCTGCGCCCGCGTCACGGACTCGATGAGCATCGGCGAACCGGACAGGGTGGCGATGGCCAGGTGGAAGCGGGAGTCGGCGACCCGGTGGGCGGCGCTGTCCGGCGCCTGGCGCACCGCGGCGGCGGCCTCGAGCAGCCAGGCCCGCTGGTCGGCCGACAGGGGCCGGGACGCCGCGAGGTAGGCCGCCCCGGGCTCGACCACGCGTCGGAAGCTCAGCGCGTCGGCGAGGTCGGCGCCGTGGCGCACCGGCTGGTCGGCGGACTCCGGCATCGGGGCTCCCCGGTAGACCACCTTGGTGCCCCCGCCGCGCCCGCGGGTGGTCTCCACCATGCCCGACTCACGCAGGGCCGCGATGGCCTCGCGCAGCGTCACCCGGCTGACCGCCAGCCGCTCGGCCAGCTCGCGCTCGGGCGGCAGCAGCTCGCCCCGGGCGAACACCCCGAGCCGGATCGCCGTGGCGAGCTGCTCGACCGTGGACTCGAAGGCGTTGCCCGGCGCGGGCCGCAGCACGGCGTCGGGCAGCCGGCTGGCGTCCGAGGGCATTGCCGTCACGGCACCTCGGGGCCGAAGATCTCGGCGGCCGGTCGGGTGTCGTGACCGGGCGGCACGTCCTTCATGAAGTGGTGACGGCCACCGATGATCCACGTGATGGTCGCGAAGACCAGGACGGCGAGCACCGCGATGGGCGCGTAGTTGAACGTGTCCACGGTGATCGGGTTGGCCGGCGGCAGCATGAAGAGGATGACGATGAAGGCCACCCAGATGACCGCGATCCAGCCCACCAGCGGGCTCCACCGGCCGAGGTTCCAGGCGCCGGGGCGGAAGTCCGGGTTGAGGCGGCGCAGCAGCACGGGAGTGACGTAGGCGATGTAGAGGCCGATGACGGCGATCGAGGTGACGGCGAGGTAGGCGGTGGTGCTGAACAGCGCCGGGCTGGCCAGGACCAGGGAGCAGACGACGCACAGCCAGATGGAGTTCGTCGGGGTACCCGTCCGCGGGTTGACCCTGGACCACCAGCGCGAGCCGGGCAGCGCGTTGTCGCGGGAGAACGCGTAGGACATGCGCGAGTTGGCCGTCACGGAGGCCATGCCGCAGAAGAACTGGGCGACCGCGCAGATGAAGACGAGCGCGACCCCCAGGGAGTGCCCTGCGGCGTCGATGAAGATCTGCGCAGGCGGCAGGCCGATGCTGGTCGTGCGAGCCCGGTCGACGTTCTGGATCGACGCCGTGATGGCGACGAGCAGGACCCAGCCGGCGAAGAGCGACACCACGACCGAGTTCACGATCCCCTTGGGCGCGTTGACGGAGGCGGAGTGGGTCTCCTCCGCCACGTGGGCCGAGGCGTCGAACCCGGTGAAGGTGTACTGCGCCATGAGCAGCCCGATGAGGAACACGTAGATGACGCTGTTCCAGCCGGTGGCGTTCTCGAAGTGGGTGAACGTCCACGAGAGCGACTGGTGGTGGTCGGGCACGAACGAGAGCACGGCCACGATGACGGCGACCCCGGCCAGGTGCCACCACGCGCTGATGTCGGACAGGCGCCGGACCAGGTCGACCCCGAAGGTGTTGAGCAGCCCGTGCAGCAGCAGGATGACCGCGAAGGCGATGAACGTCCTGCCCGCGGTCACGCCGACCCCCCAGGTCAGGTCGAGGAAGGCCATCCAGGTGATGGCCGCGCCGTAGTCGATCGCTGCCGTGACGGCGACCTCGCCCAGGAAGTTGAACCACCCGACGTACCAGGCCCACATCGGTTTGCGGTGCCGGGCCAGGCGTCCCGCCCAGAAGTACAGGCCCCCAGCCGTGGGGAAGACCGAGCAGACCTCACCCATGGCCAGCGCCACCAGCCAGACGAAGAGCCCGACAAGCGGCCAGCCGATGGAGATGGCGATGGGTCCGCCGGCGTTGAGGGCGATGCCGTAGCTGGTGATGGCACCGGCGAGGATCGAGATGATCGAGAAGGAGACGGCGAAGTTGTTGAAGCCGCTCATCCTCCGGTGGAGCTCCTGCTCGTAACCGAGCTCGGCCAGCATCGCGGAGTCAGCGTCAACGGGCTGTGGGGACGCGGGGGGCGTTGCGCTCATCGGGCACCTCGAAGAGGGTCTGGCGATGGACCATGACCCACCGAGACAGATGGGCTTGTCTCGATTGAAGACCCGGAGTTGCCCTCCGTCAATGGTCTGGTTGCAGACCTTTACCAGCCGTTCACCGACGAGCTTGCCGGCGCCGGCCCGGCCGGGCCGGGCCGGTCACACCAGCCGGGTGAGCCAGCCCCGGGTGTCCTCGGCGCGACCGTACTGCAGGTCGAGCAGGGCCTGCCGGATCGCCAGCGTGGTGGAGCCGGTCTCGCCGCCGTTGACGGACAGCTCGCCGCCCTCCCAGGCGAGGCGCCCGACCGGGGTGACCACGGCGGCCGTGCCACAGGCGAAGACCTCGGTGATGTCGCCGCTGGCCACACCCTCGCGCCACTCCTCGATGGAGATGCGGCGCTCCTGCACGCTGTGGCCGAGGTCCTTGGCCAGCTCCAGGATCGAGGCGCGGGTGACGCCCTCGAGGATGGTGCCGGTCAGCTCGGGGGTGACGATCGAGCCGTCGCGGCGCACGAAGTACAGGTTCATGCCGCCCAGCTCCTCGACCCAGCGGTGCTCGACCGCGTCGAGGAAGGCGACCTGGTCGCAGCCGTGGGCGCTGGCCTCGACCTGGGCCGCGAGGCTGGCCGCGTAGTTGCCGCCGCACTTCGCCGCACCGGTGCCGCCGGGAGCAGCACGGGTGTAGTCGGTGGACAGCCAGATCGACACCGGCTTCACGCCACCGGAGAAGTAGGCGCCGGCCGGGGAGGCGATGACGCAGTAGGTCACCTGGGCCGCGGGACGGACCCCCAGGAAGGCCTCGGAGGCGAACATGAACGGGCGCAGGTAGAGGCTGGCCTCGCCGGCCTCGCCGCTGGGCACCCACGCCTGGTCGACCTCGACCAGCGCGGTGAGGCTGGCGAGGAAGTCGGCCTCGGGCAGCTCGGGCAGCGCGAGGCGCCGGGCGCTCCGGGCGAACCGCGCCGCGTTGGCCTCCGGGCGGAAGGTCCAGATGGACCCGTCCGCGTGCCGGTAGGCCTTCATCCCCTCGAAGATCTCCTGCGCGTAGTGCAGCACCGCCGCAGAGGGGTCCAGCGAGATGGGCCCGTATGCCGTGACCTTGCCGTCGTGCCAGCCCTCACCGGGGGTCCACGTGGCCAGGATCATGTGGTCGGTGAACTTCTTGCCGAAGCCGGGGTTGGCGAGGATCGCCTCACGCTCGGCGTCGGGGAGGACGTCGGGCCGCCTGCTGACCGTGAACTCCAGCGTCGAAGGGGCGGTCGCCTGCGTCATCGAAGGTCCTCCTGACCGGAAGTCGTGGGTGGGGCACGTGCCCTGAGCCGAAGGCTACCCGGCACGGGGTGCTCCGCCGAGGCGGGAGGTCCTCAGCCCGCGCGGACGGCGGGCCTCAGCCCACGCGGGCGGCGATGGCGTCGCCGATCGCCGACGTCGACCGCGGCGCGCTCCCCCGCTCGGCCAGGTCGGCGGCCACGGCGGCCTCGACGCGGGCGGCGTCCTCACCGCGCCCGAGGTGATCCAGCAGCAGGGCGACCGACAGGATCGTCGCGGTCGGGTCGGCCTTGCCCTGGCCGGCGATGTCGGGGGCCGAGCCGTGGACGGGCTCGAACATGCTCGGCGCGGTGCGCTCGGGGTTGATGTTGCCGCTGGCGGCCAGGCCGATGCCCCCGGCGATGGCTGCGGCGATGTCGGTGATGATGTCGCCGAAGAGGTTGTCGGTGACGATGACGTCGAAGCGGCCCGGGTCGGTGGCCAGGAAGATCGTGGCCGCGTCGACGTGCTGGTAGGCCGTCTCCACGTCCGGGAACTCCGCGCCGACCTCCTCGACGGTCCGGCGCCACAGGTGGCCGGCGTGGGTGAGCACGTTGTGCTTGTGCACCAGCGTCAGGTGCTTGCGAGGCCGGCCCTGGGCGCGTCGGAAGGCGTCGCGCACGACCCGCTCCACGCCGTACCGGGTGTTGACGCTGACCTCGGTGGCGACCTCGGCGGGGGTGCCGACCCGCAGCGCTCCCCCGTTGCCGACGTAGGGACCCTCGGTGCCCTCGCGCACCACGACGAAGTCGATGCCGCCGGGGGCCACCCGCTCCACGGCGAGAGGGCTGGTGACGCCGGGGTAGAGCCGGGCCGGGCGCAGGTTGACGTAGTGGTCCAGGGAGAAGCGCAGCTTGAGCAGGAGCCCGCGCTCGAGCACCCCGCTGGGCACGCCGGGGTCGCCCACCGCGCCGAGCAGGATGGCGTCGTGGCCGCGGATCTCCTCCAGCACCGAGTCGGGCAGGGTCTCGCCGGTGGCGTGCCAGCGGCGGGCACCGAGGTCGTACTCGGTGGTGCTGATCTTCGGGCCCTGGCCGGCGGTCACCGCGGAGAGGACCTTCAGGCCCTCGGCGACCACCTCCGGGCCGATGCCGTCACCGCCGATGACGGCGATGTCGAGGGTGTCCGTGCCCTGCGCCGGGCTCTGCTCGTCAGCCATGACCTCAGCCTAGAAGTCGTCTTGCGTGCTGGAATCTGTGTCCCACATGACGGACGGCCTCCCGGCTGGTCGCCGGGAGGCCGTCCGTGTCTCGGTCGTGGTGACCGGTCACTCGTCGTCGGAGTGGCCCTGGTCGCGCAGGTCCATGGACTCCTGCAGTGCGCGGCGGGTGGCCTCTTCGGCTTCGCTCATGTCGTCACGTCCTTCGCATGATCGTCACTGGTGACAAGGGGAAATGGGTCTCACACACGCTCCCCGGGATGACGGGGGGTGGGTCAGCGGCACACGCGGGGTCTCCGCGGCGAGTCAGCTGACCTGTCGGAACCCGCCGCGGCGGCGAAGGATGAGAACCAGCCGCGTCATGTCCTCGAGATTACGTGGACGTCCAAGTATGTGGAACTTCTTTCCCACCCCGTGAGACGGCACTGGACGCCCGGCCCGAACCCCACCCCCGGGCACGACGAAGGGCCCGACCGGACGGTCGGGCCCCTCGTACGCGGTGCTGTCGGTGCTCAGCCGTCGAGGTCGACGACCTTGACCCCGCTGGCGCCGATCTCGGTGCCGATGTCGCTGAGCACCCCCGCCGGGATCGCGCTGTCCACGGTCAGCGCGACGAGCGCGGCGCCGCCCTGGGCCTTGCGGGCGACCTGCATGCCGCCGATGTTGATGTCGGCCTCGCCGAGCACCCGGCCGACGGTGCCGATGATGCCGGGGCGGTCGACGTAGGTGAAGAACGCCATGTGCTCGGAGATCGGCACCTCGAGGTCGAAGCCGTTGACCCCGACCACCTTCTCGACCAGGCGCGGGCCGGTCAGGGTGCCGGCGACGCTGACCTCGGTGCCGTCGGCCAGGGTGCCGCGCAGCGTGGTGACGTTGCGGAAGTCCTCGGCCACCGGGTCGGTCAGCAGCCGCACCTCGCATCCGCGCTCCTGCGCCAGCAGCGGGGCGTTGACGTAGGACACCTGGTCCTCGACCACGTCCTGGAACAGGCCCTTGAGCGCGGCGAGCTTCCACACGCTCACGTCGTACTCGGTGATCTCGCCCTTGACGTCGACGGTCAGCTGGGTCGGCACGGCACCGGCGAGGGCGGTGAAGATCCGGCCGAGCTTCTCCACGAGGGCGATGCCGGGGCGGACCTCCTCGGCGATGACCCCGCCGGAGACGTTGACCGCGTCGGGGACGAGCTCGCCGCCGAGCGCGAGCCGCACCGACCGGGCGACCGCGACACCGGCCTTCTCCTGGGCCTCGTCGGTGGAGGCGCCCAGGTGCGGGGTGACGACGACCGACTCGAACTCGAACAGCGGCGACTCGGTGGTCGGCTCCTTGGCGAACACGTCGATGCCGGCGCCGGCGACGCGGCCCTCCTTGAGGGCGACCGCGAGGGCCTGCTCGTCGACGATGCCACCGCGGGCGGCGTTGACGATCCGCACCGAGGGCTTGACCAGCTTGAGCGCCTCCTCGCCGATGAGGCCGAGGGTCTCGGGGGTCTTGGGCAGGTGCACGGTGATGAAGTCGGACTCGCGCAGCAGGTCCTCCAGCGGCAGCAGCTGGACGCCGAGCTGGCCGGCGCGCGCCGCGGAGACGTAGGGGTCGTAGGCCACGACCTTCATGCCGAACGCGGCGAGGCGCTCGGCGACCAGGACGCCGATGCGGCCGAGGCCGACGACGCCGACCGTCTTGTCGAGCAGCTCCACGCCGGCGTACTTGCTGCGCTTCCACGCCCCGCCCTTGAGGGCCTCGTTGGCCGGGGCGATGTTGCGGGCGGTCGCGAGGAGCAGGCCGACGGCCAGCTCGGCCGCCGAGGTGATGTTGGAGGTCGGGGCGTTGACGACCATGACGCCGGCGACCGTGGCCGCCTTGACGTCGACGTTGTCCAGCCCGACTCCGGCCCGCGCGACGACCTTGAGGTTCTTCGCGGCGGCCAGGGCCTCCTCGTCGATCTTGGTCGCCGAGCGGATCAGGACGGCGTCGACGTCGGCGATGGCGGGCAGCAGCTCGGATCGGTCAGCCCCGTCGCAGTGGCGGATCTCGAAGTCGGGCCCGAGCGCGTCGATGGTCGCGGGCGAGAGCTCTTCGGCAATCAAGACAACGGGTTTGGTCACTGGCCTGTCCTTCACGGGTGGTGGGATGCGGCCGAGCCCCCTGCGGGCCGGCCGGGTCTGGGCGGGAGGTTCCGCCCGGCACCGCGCTGTGCCCACGGCCAGTCTAGACACGGCGAGCCGGGGCCCCGGCCCCGGCTCGCGATGTGGACGGGCCCCCTCACGCACGCACCCGGCATACCGACGAGCGGGTATGCCGGGTGCGCGCCACGGGTGCCGCGGCCCAGGCTCAGGGGGTGGGCCGCTCCTGCTCGTCCTCACCGGCGTCGGGGGCGATCCGCGTCGGGGACAGCCTCCTCCAGAGGAGGAAGAGGCCGCCGAGGACGAACATGACGATGCCCGCCCAGAGGTTGATGTTGGTGCCGGCGGCCTTGGCCCGGTCCGCCTCGCCACCGACCAGGCCCATGACCAGGACGATGACGCCGTAGGCGAGGAACAGTCCGCCCAGGACGCTGCGCAGGTCGAACAGCTTGGCCCGCGTCGGGGCCTGTGCCGGGAGGTTCGGCTCCTCGGAGTGTGCTCCGGTGCTCATGTCTGACGCTCCTTGAGGCCTAGATGAACGGGATGTACAGGGCGAAGGACAGCGCGAGGGCCAGCAGGCCGAAGACGACCGGCGAGCGGTACCACGCCTCGTCGCCGACCACGGCGCCGGCGCTCATGTCGTGCTTGCCCAGGCCGTAGACCAGGCCCTGGAGCTCGGTGATCGGCTTGGGCCGGCTGGCCAGGGTGACCAGCACCGAGACCACGACGTCGGCGACGAACGCCACGATCGCGCCCTTGAAGTTGCCGTCGCTGTCGCTGAGGTAGTGGACCCAGCCGAGCTGGCCGGCGCCCCAGGCGGCCGCGGCACCGAGCGTGCCGGCGACCAGGCCCCAGAAGCCGCCCCAGCCGGTCATCCGCTTCCAGAACAGGCCGAGGATGAAGGTGGCGAACAGCGGCGCGTTGAAGAAGGAGAACAGCAGCTGCAGGTAGTCCATGATCGAGTTGAACCGGGAGGCGATGAACGCCGTCCCGATGCCACCGAGGACGCCGACCACGGTGACGATCCGGCCGACGCGCAGGTAGTAGCCGTCGGGGCGGTCCTTCTTCACGTAGTCCTGCCAGATGTCGTACGTGAAGACCGTGTTGAAGCTGGAGATGTTCGCCGCCATGCCGGCCATGAACGCCGCCAGCAGGCCGGTGACCGCGACGCCGAGCACACCGGAGGGCAGGTAGCGCTCCATCAGCGCGGGGATCGCGTCGTTGTAGGTCAGGCCCTTGCCCTCGGTGTCGGTCTGGCCCAGGCCGGGGATCATGGCCAGGGCGATCAGGCCGGGGATCACGGTGAAGAACGGGATGACCAGCTTGGGGAACGCGCCGATGATCGGCGTGCGCCGGGCGGCCGACATGTTCTGCGCCGACAGCGCGCGCTGCACCTCGGCGAAGTTGGTGGTCCAGTAGCCGAAGCTGAGGACGAAGCCCAGGCCCATGGCGATGACCAGCCAGTTGGAGCCGATCGGGTTGGTCACGTGGCCGATGGCCGTGCCCTGCCAGGCGTGCAGGAAGCCCTCGCCGGCGTTCTTGTTGCCCTGGATCTTGCCGGTCAGGCCGTCCCAGCCGCCCGCGGCCTTGAGGCCGACGAACGTCAGCGGGATGAGGCCCGCGAGGATGACGAAGAACTGCAGCACCTCGTTGTAGATGGCCGAGGAGAGGCCACCCAGGGTGATGTAGACGAGCACGAAGGCACCGGCGGCGATGATCGAAACGTACTTCGGCCAGCCGAGCAGCGCCTCGAGGATCACCGAGAACGCGAACAGGTTGACGCCGGCCTGCGCCACCGCGGACACCGCGAAGGTGCCGGCGTTGAACAGGTGGGTCGGCGAGTTGAACCGGCGACGGAGGTACT is a genomic window containing:
- a CDS encoding branched-chain amino acid aminotransferase, which gives rise to MTQATAPSTLEFTVSRRPDVLPDAEREAILANPGFGKKFTDHMILATWTPGEGWHDGKVTAYGPISLDPSAAVLHYAQEIFEGMKAYRHADGSIWTFRPEANAARFARSARRLALPELPEADFLASLTALVEVDQAWVPSGEAGEASLYLRPFMFASEAFLGVRPAAQVTYCVIASPAGAYFSGGVKPVSIWLSTDYTRAAPGGTGAAKCGGNYAASLAAQVEASAHGCDQVAFLDAVEHRWVEELGGMNLYFVRRDGSIVTPELTGTILEGVTRASILELAKDLGHSVQERRISIEEWREGVASGDITEVFACGTAAVVTPVGRLAWEGGELSVNGGETGSTTLAIRQALLDLQYGRAEDTRGWLTRLV
- the serA gene encoding phosphoglycerate dehydrogenase — translated: MTKPVVLIAEELSPATIDALGPDFEIRHCDGADRSELLPAIADVDAVLIRSATKIDEEALAAAKNLKVVARAGVGLDNVDVKAATVAGVMVVNAPTSNITSAAELAVGLLLATARNIAPANEALKGGAWKRSKYAGVELLDKTVGVVGLGRIGVLVAERLAAFGMKVVAYDPYVSAARAGQLGVQLLPLEDLLRESDFITVHLPKTPETLGLIGEEALKLVKPSVRIVNAARGGIVDEQALAVALKEGRVAGAGIDVFAKEPTTESPLFEFESVVVTPHLGASTDEAQEKAGVAVARSVRLALGGELVPDAVNVSGGVIAEEVRPGIALVEKLGRIFTALAGAVPTQLTVDVKGEITEYDVSVWKLAALKGLFQDVVEDQVSYVNAPLLAQERGCEVRLLTDPVAEDFRNVTTLRGTLADGTEVSVAGTLTGPRLVEKVVGVNGFDLEVPISEHMAFFTYVDRPGIIGTVGRVLGEADINIGGMQVARKAQGGAALVALTVDSAIPAGVLSDIGTEIGASGVKVVDLDG
- a CDS encoding 3-isopropylmalate dehydrogenase; this encodes MADEQSPAQGTDTLDIAVIGGDGIGPEVVAEGLKVLSAVTAGQGPKISTTEYDLGARRWHATGETLPDSVLEEIRGHDAILLGAVGDPGVPSGVLERGLLLKLRFSLDHYVNLRPARLYPGVTSPLAVERVAPGGIDFVVVREGTEGPYVGNGGALRVGTPAEVATEVSVNTRYGVERVVRDAFRRAQGRPRKHLTLVHKHNVLTHAGHLWRRTVEEVGAEFPDVETAYQHVDAATIFLATDPGRFDVIVTDNLFGDIITDIAAAIAGGIGLAASGNINPERTAPSMFEPVHGSAPDIAGQGKADPTATILSVALLLDHLGRGEDAARVEAAVAADLAERGSAPRSTSAIGDAIAARVG
- a CDS encoding amino acid permease; its protein translation is MSATPPASPQPVDADSAMLAELGYEQELHRRMSGFNNFAVSFSIISILAGAITSYGIALNAGGPIAISIGWPLVGLFVWLVALAMGEVCSVFPTAGGLYFWAGRLARHRKPMWAWYVGWFNFLGEVAVTAAIDYGAAITWMAFLDLTWGVGVTAGRTFIAFAVILLLHGLLNTFGVDLVRRLSDISAWWHLAGVAVIVAVLSFVPDHHQSLSWTFTHFENATGWNSVIYVFLIGLLMAQYTFTGFDASAHVAEETHSASVNAPKGIVNSVVVSLFAGWVLLVAITASIQNVDRARTTSIGLPPAQIFIDAAGHSLGVALVFICAVAQFFCGMASVTANSRMSYAFSRDNALPGSRWWSRVNPRTGTPTNSIWLCVVCSLVLASPALFSTTAYLAVTSIAVIGLYIAYVTPVLLRRLNPDFRPGAWNLGRWSPLVGWIAVIWVAFIVILFMLPPANPITVDTFNYAPIAVLAVLVFATITWIIGGRHHFMKDVPPGHDTRPAAEIFGPEVP
- a CDS encoding glutamine synthetase family protein; the encoded protein is MTRPPHLTVDQLRDDIASGAVDTVIVAFTDMQGRLQGKRIHGQFFLDRVLGHGTEGCNYMLAVDVDMNTVGGYAISSWERGYGDMMFDLDLSTLRRTPGQPHSATIQCDLSWLDGEGLVRQSPRSVLKSQVAAAAELGCVALAGTELEFIVFEDSYEQAWDRHYQGLTGANRYNVDYSILGGTKVEPLLREIRNQMYAAGVTVESAKGECNLGQHEIAFLYDDVVRTCDNHSIYKTAAKEIAGAHGQSLTFMAKFDQREGNSCHIHLSLRGEDGSIVFADTSRPHGYSEMFEHFVAGLQVTMRELTLMYAPNINSYKRFQPGSFAPTAVAWGRDNRTCALRVVGEGEALRVENRVPGGDVNPYLAVAAMLAGGLHGVREKTWLEPPCEGNAYTSGKDRVPTTLAQARDLFAASEVARDAFGDDVVDHYVHAADVELAAFNAAVTDWERIRGFERL
- a CDS encoding sodium:solute symporter family protein; amino-acid sequence: MLHTVVPAEGLRLNMGGADYLILATYFAVVLFIGFAVRRSIHNSEDFFLSGRSLPAWITGLAFISANLGATEIFGMAANGAKYGISTVHYYWIGAVPAMVFLALVMMPFYYGSKVRSVPEYLRRRFNSPTHLFNAGTFAVSAVAQAGVNLFAFSVILEALLGWPKYVSIIAAGAFVLVYITLGGLSSAIYNEVLQFFVILAGLIPLTFVGLKAAGGWDGLTGKIQGNKNAGEGFLHAWQGTAIGHVTNPIGSNWLVIAMGLGFVLSFGYWTTNFAEVQRALSAQNMSAARRTPIIGAFPKLVIPFFTVIPGLIALAMIPGLGQTDTEGKGLTYNDAIPALMERYLPSGVLGVAVTGLLAAFMAGMAANISSFNTVFTYDIWQDYVKKDRPDGYYLRVGRIVTVVGVLGGIGTAFIASRFNSIMDYLQLLFSFFNAPLFATFILGLFWKRMTGWGGFWGLVAGTLGAAAAWGAGQLGWVHYLSDSDGNFKGAIVAFVADVVVSVLVTLASRPKPITELQGLVYGLGKHDMSAGAVVGDEAWYRSPVVFGLLALALSFALYIPFI
- a CDS encoding FadR/GntR family transcriptional regulator, yielding MPSDASRLPDAVLRPAPGNAFESTVEQLATAIRLGVFARGELLPPERELAERLAVSRVTLREAIAALRESGMVETTRGRGGGTKVVYRGAPMPESADQPVRHGADLADALSFRRVVEPGAAYLAASRPLSADQRAWLLEAAAAVRQAPDSAAHRVADSRFHLAIATLSGSPMLIESVTRAQAALHELLSAIPVLPRNIAHSTQQHEAVVAAVLGGAPEAARATMEEHCDATSALLRGLLG
- a CDS encoding cytochrome c-type biogenesis protein CcmH translates to MSTGAHSEEPNLPAQAPTRAKLFDLRSVLGGLFLAYGVIVLVMGLVGGEADRAKAAGTNINLWAGIVMFVLGGLFLLWRRLSPTRIAPDAGEDEQERPTP